In a single window of the Esox lucius isolate fEsoLuc1 chromosome 22, fEsoLuc1.pri, whole genome shotgun sequence genome:
- the LOC105019729 gene encoding zinc finger protein 835-like isoform X1, giving the protein MFSSSLPSCCSSGSSGSMRILSSGSSASEPSGSVNPLSRSSGPTLSPTSVPIPSSESPLPLSSLRLLVPPLRLMSAVMWQVVERRCVEHYGKLEDFVCAVTELVPELLTDRQRASLLLGLRAKISQERIGEHDTPELQTHLDRIQSICLTQSNDEAFEDAKARLLAYTQRLPGDRWAFGQCFNSELESLVCVFLSRLEEMLPVPDFKQAASWLDTVPGGMDECLQSAPNSDGLRSVLRSQMCGRERLGNGDASPAQTNLLSFFPVRLQDMTAYPPTADSDSESDLLPGDAADRERGEEPEAVGVEQADGRRPRATELIGRDRGSGNRFAALSDWGTLGFVVQSQSVMIIPQAGRPSLTGVSQSMPTLALPVACRGQSGVDSLSVQGRPSPEMNTAPVSKLKPHASPENIISESSDRLVECIVVESDTDNPAGESSSSETQPANASHSSRRVAHKCPTCGKCFVYRCQVLRHLATHSRGDHKRSVCADATFDCPQCGKGFASLREQYRHRLTHKTNTCFQCGSSFRTQLELSRHHKTHWAQPLHQCCLCGKRFRLRSSLTNHKQTHSPGGGFACTQCQRVFASAKERAAHRQMHRVPKLTCPVCGETFTSQAKLIKHQQGHAASQGSEGPRYKCRYCEETFTGLTLMRIHQRSHIVDRPHKCGQCEKSFTTLGSLQSHLRTHSEEKPYLCSQCGKRFRTKDGMEGHLRIHKGEKPFRCSYCEKRFTALAGLNVHVRQHTGERPYVCEVCGKAWPSGGDLQKHMRCHTGERPYSCGDCGKAFSISCHLTEHMKTHSGEKPFSCPECGKSLKRKFDLKKHLLTHSEVRPYPCPQCDKSYTRRTHLNRHLQTHSAELLTAPS; this is encoded by the exons ATGTTCTCCTCATCCTTGCCATCGTGCTGCTCCTCTGGATCTTCTGGCTCAATGAGAATCCTGTCGTCTGGCTCCTCTGCATCAGAACCTTCTGGATCCGTAAACCCCCTGTCCCGGAGTTCTGGTCCGACCTTATCACCGACATCCGTTCCGATTCCATCCTCAG AATCCCCccttccactctcctctctgcgGCTGCTGGTTCCTCCGCTGCGTCTGATGTCGGCAGTCATGTGGCAGGTAGTGGAGCGGCGGTGCGTGGAGCATTATGGGAAGCTGGAGGACTTTGTGTGTGCGGTCACGGAGCTCGTTCCAGAACTACTGACTGACAGGCAGAGGGCTTCACTGCTTCTAGGCCTCAGGGCAAAG ATATCCCAGGAGCGAATCGGTGAGCATGACACCCCAGAACTCCAAACTCACCTAGACAGGATCCAGTCAATCTGTCTGACACAG TCCAATGACGAGGCCTTTGAGGATGCCAAAGCCAGGCTGCTGGCATACACCCAGCGGCTACCAGGAGATCGATGGGCt tttggACAATGCTTTAACAGTGAGCTGGAgtctttggtgtgtgtgtttctgtccagACTAGAGGAGATGCTGCCAGTACCTGACTTTAAACAG GCTGCCTCTTGGCTCGACACTGTCCCCGGTGGTATGGATGAATGTCTGCAGTCCGCCCCCAACAGTGATGGGCTTAGGTCTGTGCTGCGAAGCCAAATGTGTGGCCGCGAGCGCCTGGGGAACGGAG ACGCCAGCCCGGCTCAGACCAACCTCCTCAGCTTTTTCCCCGTCCGCCTCCAAGACATGACCGCGTACCCCCCTACCGCCGACTCCGACAGCGAGTCAGACCTCTTACCCGGTGACGCGGCGGACCGCGAGAGAGGCGAGGAACCGGAGGCGGTCGGCGTCGAACAGGCGGACGGCCGGAGGCCGCGGGCAACCGAGCTGATTGGTCGAGACCGGGGATCGGGCAATCGGTTCGCGGCCTTATCCGACTGGGGCACTCTGGGGTTTGTTGTTCAGAGCCAATCGGTGATGATCATCCCCCAAGCGGGCCGGCCCTCACTCACCGGCGTGTCCCAGTCGATGCCCACTCTAGCCCTGCCTGTGGCCTGCAGGGGGCAGTCAGGGGTTGACTCTCTCTCAGTACAGGGCAGGCCGTCACCGGAGATGAACACCGCTCCTGTGAGCAAACTAAAGCCACATGCCTCCCCAGAGaa CATCATCTCTGAGTCGTCTGATAGGCTGGTTGAATGTATCGTGGTTGAGAGTGACACAG ACAACCCCGCTGGCGAGTCTTCGTCCTCCGAGACGCAGCCCGCCAACGCTTCCCACAGTTCCCGGCGGGTGGCCCACAAATGTCCTACGTGCGGGAAGTGTTTCGTCTACCGCTGCCAGGTGCTTCGTCACCTGGCGACGCATTCCCGGGGCGACCACAAGCGGTCCGTGTGCGCTGATGCCACCTTCGACTGCCCCCAGTGCGGCAAGGGGTTCGCGTCGCTCCGCGAGCAGTACCGCCACCGCCTCACCCACAAGACCAACACGTGTTTCCAGTGCGGGTCGAGCTTCCGGACCCAGCTTGAGCTCAGCCGGCACCACAAGACCCACTGGGCCCAGCCTCTGCACCAGTGCTGCCTGTGCGGGAAACGCTTCCGCCTCCGCTCCAGCCTGACCAATCACAAGCAGACGCACTCGCCTGGGGGTGGCTTCGCCTGCACGCAGTGCCAGCGCGTGTTCGCCTCGGCGAAGGAGCGCGCTGCCCACCGCCAGATGCACCGCGTGCCCAAGCTCACGTGCCCGGTGTGCGGCGAGACGTTCACGTCGCAGGCGAAGCTGATCAAACACCAGCAGGGCCACGCGGCGTCCCAGGGCAGCGAGGGGCCGCGGTACAAGTGCCGGTACTGCGAGGAGACGTTCACTGGACTGACCCTGATGAGGATCCACCAGAGGAGTCACATTGTGGACCGGCCTCACAAATGCGGCCAGTGCGAGAAGAGCTTCACCACCCTGGGCTCACTCCAGTCCCACCTCAGGACCCACTCGGAGGAGAAACCCTACCTCTGCTCGCAGTGTGGCAAGCGCTTCCGGACCAAGGACGGCATGGAGGGCCACCTCCGCATCCACAAGGGCGAGAAGCCATTCCGCTGCTCGTACTGCGAGAAGCGCTTCACGGCGCTCGCCGGGCTCAACGTGCACGTGCGGCAGCACACGGGCGAGAGGCCATACGTTTGCGAGGTGTGCGGGAAGGCGTGGCCGTCGGGCGGCGACCTGCAGAAACACATGCGCTGTCACACAGGGGAGAGGCCGTACAGCTGCGGCGACTGCGGAAAGGCATTCTCCATATCCTGCCACCTGACAGAGCACATGAAGACGCACTCAG gtgagaAGCCGTTCAGCTGTCCAGAATGTGGGAAGAGCTTGAAGAGGAAGTTTGACCTGAAGAAGCACCTGTTGACCCACTCAGAGGTTCGTCCGTACCCCTGCCCGCAGTGTGACAAGAGCTACACCCGTCGCACGCACCTCAACAGGCACCTGCAGACGCACTCTGCTGAGCTGCTAACAGCACCATCTTAG
- the LOC105019729 gene encoding zinc finger protein 135-like isoform X3, translating to MESPLPLSSLRLLVPPLRLMSAVMWQVVERRCVEHYGKLEDFVCAVTELVPELLTDRQRASLLLGLRAKISQERIGEHDTPELQTHLDRIQSICLTQSNDEAFEDAKARLLAYTQRLPGDRWAFGQCFNSELESLVCVFLSRLEEMLPVPDFKQAASWLDTVPGGMDECLQSAPNSDGLRSVLRSQMCGRERLGNGDASPAQTNLLSFFPVRLQDMTAYPPTADSDSESDLLPGDAADRERGEEPEAVGVEQADGRRPRATELIGRDRGSGNRFAALSDWGTLGFVVQSQSVMIIPQAGRPSLTGVSQSMPTLALPVACRGQSGVDSLSVQGRPSPEMNTAPVSKLKPHASPENIISESSDRLVECIVVESDTDNPAGESSSSETQPANASHSSRRVAHKCPTCGKCFVYRCQVLRHLATHSRGDHKRSVCADATFDCPQCGKGFASLREQYRHRLTHKTNTCFQCGSSFRTQLELSRHHKTHWAQPLHQCCLCGKRFRLRSSLTNHKQTHSPGGGFACTQCQRVFASAKERAAHRQMHRVPKLTCPVCGETFTSQAKLIKHQQGHAASQGSEGPRYKCRYCEETFTGLTLMRIHQRSHIVDRPHKCGQCEKSFTTLGSLQSHLRTHSEEKPYLCSQCGKRFRTKDGMEGHLRIHKGEKPFRCSYCEKRFTALAGLNVHVRQHTGERPYVCEVCGKAWPSGGDLQKHMRCHTGERPYSCGDCGKAFSISCHLTEHMKTHSGEKPFSCPECGKSLKRKFDLKKHLLTHSEVRPYPCPQCDKSYTRRTHLNRHLQTHSAELLTAPS from the exons ATGG AATCCCCccttccactctcctctctgcgGCTGCTGGTTCCTCCGCTGCGTCTGATGTCGGCAGTCATGTGGCAGGTAGTGGAGCGGCGGTGCGTGGAGCATTATGGGAAGCTGGAGGACTTTGTGTGTGCGGTCACGGAGCTCGTTCCAGAACTACTGACTGACAGGCAGAGGGCTTCACTGCTTCTAGGCCTCAGGGCAAAG ATATCCCAGGAGCGAATCGGTGAGCATGACACCCCAGAACTCCAAACTCACCTAGACAGGATCCAGTCAATCTGTCTGACACAG TCCAATGACGAGGCCTTTGAGGATGCCAAAGCCAGGCTGCTGGCATACACCCAGCGGCTACCAGGAGATCGATGGGCt tttggACAATGCTTTAACAGTGAGCTGGAgtctttggtgtgtgtgtttctgtccagACTAGAGGAGATGCTGCCAGTACCTGACTTTAAACAG GCTGCCTCTTGGCTCGACACTGTCCCCGGTGGTATGGATGAATGTCTGCAGTCCGCCCCCAACAGTGATGGGCTTAGGTCTGTGCTGCGAAGCCAAATGTGTGGCCGCGAGCGCCTGGGGAACGGAG ACGCCAGCCCGGCTCAGACCAACCTCCTCAGCTTTTTCCCCGTCCGCCTCCAAGACATGACCGCGTACCCCCCTACCGCCGACTCCGACAGCGAGTCAGACCTCTTACCCGGTGACGCGGCGGACCGCGAGAGAGGCGAGGAACCGGAGGCGGTCGGCGTCGAACAGGCGGACGGCCGGAGGCCGCGGGCAACCGAGCTGATTGGTCGAGACCGGGGATCGGGCAATCGGTTCGCGGCCTTATCCGACTGGGGCACTCTGGGGTTTGTTGTTCAGAGCCAATCGGTGATGATCATCCCCCAAGCGGGCCGGCCCTCACTCACCGGCGTGTCCCAGTCGATGCCCACTCTAGCCCTGCCTGTGGCCTGCAGGGGGCAGTCAGGGGTTGACTCTCTCTCAGTACAGGGCAGGCCGTCACCGGAGATGAACACCGCTCCTGTGAGCAAACTAAAGCCACATGCCTCCCCAGAGaa CATCATCTCTGAGTCGTCTGATAGGCTGGTTGAATGTATCGTGGTTGAGAGTGACACAG ACAACCCCGCTGGCGAGTCTTCGTCCTCCGAGACGCAGCCCGCCAACGCTTCCCACAGTTCCCGGCGGGTGGCCCACAAATGTCCTACGTGCGGGAAGTGTTTCGTCTACCGCTGCCAGGTGCTTCGTCACCTGGCGACGCATTCCCGGGGCGACCACAAGCGGTCCGTGTGCGCTGATGCCACCTTCGACTGCCCCCAGTGCGGCAAGGGGTTCGCGTCGCTCCGCGAGCAGTACCGCCACCGCCTCACCCACAAGACCAACACGTGTTTCCAGTGCGGGTCGAGCTTCCGGACCCAGCTTGAGCTCAGCCGGCACCACAAGACCCACTGGGCCCAGCCTCTGCACCAGTGCTGCCTGTGCGGGAAACGCTTCCGCCTCCGCTCCAGCCTGACCAATCACAAGCAGACGCACTCGCCTGGGGGTGGCTTCGCCTGCACGCAGTGCCAGCGCGTGTTCGCCTCGGCGAAGGAGCGCGCTGCCCACCGCCAGATGCACCGCGTGCCCAAGCTCACGTGCCCGGTGTGCGGCGAGACGTTCACGTCGCAGGCGAAGCTGATCAAACACCAGCAGGGCCACGCGGCGTCCCAGGGCAGCGAGGGGCCGCGGTACAAGTGCCGGTACTGCGAGGAGACGTTCACTGGACTGACCCTGATGAGGATCCACCAGAGGAGTCACATTGTGGACCGGCCTCACAAATGCGGCCAGTGCGAGAAGAGCTTCACCACCCTGGGCTCACTCCAGTCCCACCTCAGGACCCACTCGGAGGAGAAACCCTACCTCTGCTCGCAGTGTGGCAAGCGCTTCCGGACCAAGGACGGCATGGAGGGCCACCTCCGCATCCACAAGGGCGAGAAGCCATTCCGCTGCTCGTACTGCGAGAAGCGCTTCACGGCGCTCGCCGGGCTCAACGTGCACGTGCGGCAGCACACGGGCGAGAGGCCATACGTTTGCGAGGTGTGCGGGAAGGCGTGGCCGTCGGGCGGCGACCTGCAGAAACACATGCGCTGTCACACAGGGGAGAGGCCGTACAGCTGCGGCGACTGCGGAAAGGCATTCTCCATATCCTGCCACCTGACAGAGCACATGAAGACGCACTCAG gtgagaAGCCGTTCAGCTGTCCAGAATGTGGGAAGAGCTTGAAGAGGAAGTTTGACCTGAAGAAGCACCTGTTGACCCACTCAGAGGTTCGTCCGTACCCCTGCCCGCAGTGTGACAAGAGCTACACCCGTCGCACGCACCTCAACAGGCACCTGCAGACGCACTCTGCTGAGCTGCTAACAGCACCATCTTAG
- the LOC105019729 gene encoding zinc finger protein 135-like isoform X2, translated as MRQSPLPLSSLRLLVPPLRLMSAVMWQVVERRCVEHYGKLEDFVCAVTELVPELLTDRQRASLLLGLRAKISQERIGEHDTPELQTHLDRIQSICLTQSNDEAFEDAKARLLAYTQRLPGDRWAFGQCFNSELESLVCVFLSRLEEMLPVPDFKQAASWLDTVPGGMDECLQSAPNSDGLRSVLRSQMCGRERLGNGDASPAQTNLLSFFPVRLQDMTAYPPTADSDSESDLLPGDAADRERGEEPEAVGVEQADGRRPRATELIGRDRGSGNRFAALSDWGTLGFVVQSQSVMIIPQAGRPSLTGVSQSMPTLALPVACRGQSGVDSLSVQGRPSPEMNTAPVSKLKPHASPENIISESSDRLVECIVVESDTDNPAGESSSSETQPANASHSSRRVAHKCPTCGKCFVYRCQVLRHLATHSRGDHKRSVCADATFDCPQCGKGFASLREQYRHRLTHKTNTCFQCGSSFRTQLELSRHHKTHWAQPLHQCCLCGKRFRLRSSLTNHKQTHSPGGGFACTQCQRVFASAKERAAHRQMHRVPKLTCPVCGETFTSQAKLIKHQQGHAASQGSEGPRYKCRYCEETFTGLTLMRIHQRSHIVDRPHKCGQCEKSFTTLGSLQSHLRTHSEEKPYLCSQCGKRFRTKDGMEGHLRIHKGEKPFRCSYCEKRFTALAGLNVHVRQHTGERPYVCEVCGKAWPSGGDLQKHMRCHTGERPYSCGDCGKAFSISCHLTEHMKTHSGEKPFSCPECGKSLKRKFDLKKHLLTHSEVRPYPCPQCDKSYTRRTHLNRHLQTHSAELLTAPS; from the exons ATGCGAC AATCCCCccttccactctcctctctgcgGCTGCTGGTTCCTCCGCTGCGTCTGATGTCGGCAGTCATGTGGCAGGTAGTGGAGCGGCGGTGCGTGGAGCATTATGGGAAGCTGGAGGACTTTGTGTGTGCGGTCACGGAGCTCGTTCCAGAACTACTGACTGACAGGCAGAGGGCTTCACTGCTTCTAGGCCTCAGGGCAAAG ATATCCCAGGAGCGAATCGGTGAGCATGACACCCCAGAACTCCAAACTCACCTAGACAGGATCCAGTCAATCTGTCTGACACAG TCCAATGACGAGGCCTTTGAGGATGCCAAAGCCAGGCTGCTGGCATACACCCAGCGGCTACCAGGAGATCGATGGGCt tttggACAATGCTTTAACAGTGAGCTGGAgtctttggtgtgtgtgtttctgtccagACTAGAGGAGATGCTGCCAGTACCTGACTTTAAACAG GCTGCCTCTTGGCTCGACACTGTCCCCGGTGGTATGGATGAATGTCTGCAGTCCGCCCCCAACAGTGATGGGCTTAGGTCTGTGCTGCGAAGCCAAATGTGTGGCCGCGAGCGCCTGGGGAACGGAG ACGCCAGCCCGGCTCAGACCAACCTCCTCAGCTTTTTCCCCGTCCGCCTCCAAGACATGACCGCGTACCCCCCTACCGCCGACTCCGACAGCGAGTCAGACCTCTTACCCGGTGACGCGGCGGACCGCGAGAGAGGCGAGGAACCGGAGGCGGTCGGCGTCGAACAGGCGGACGGCCGGAGGCCGCGGGCAACCGAGCTGATTGGTCGAGACCGGGGATCGGGCAATCGGTTCGCGGCCTTATCCGACTGGGGCACTCTGGGGTTTGTTGTTCAGAGCCAATCGGTGATGATCATCCCCCAAGCGGGCCGGCCCTCACTCACCGGCGTGTCCCAGTCGATGCCCACTCTAGCCCTGCCTGTGGCCTGCAGGGGGCAGTCAGGGGTTGACTCTCTCTCAGTACAGGGCAGGCCGTCACCGGAGATGAACACCGCTCCTGTGAGCAAACTAAAGCCACATGCCTCCCCAGAGaa CATCATCTCTGAGTCGTCTGATAGGCTGGTTGAATGTATCGTGGTTGAGAGTGACACAG ACAACCCCGCTGGCGAGTCTTCGTCCTCCGAGACGCAGCCCGCCAACGCTTCCCACAGTTCCCGGCGGGTGGCCCACAAATGTCCTACGTGCGGGAAGTGTTTCGTCTACCGCTGCCAGGTGCTTCGTCACCTGGCGACGCATTCCCGGGGCGACCACAAGCGGTCCGTGTGCGCTGATGCCACCTTCGACTGCCCCCAGTGCGGCAAGGGGTTCGCGTCGCTCCGCGAGCAGTACCGCCACCGCCTCACCCACAAGACCAACACGTGTTTCCAGTGCGGGTCGAGCTTCCGGACCCAGCTTGAGCTCAGCCGGCACCACAAGACCCACTGGGCCCAGCCTCTGCACCAGTGCTGCCTGTGCGGGAAACGCTTCCGCCTCCGCTCCAGCCTGACCAATCACAAGCAGACGCACTCGCCTGGGGGTGGCTTCGCCTGCACGCAGTGCCAGCGCGTGTTCGCCTCGGCGAAGGAGCGCGCTGCCCACCGCCAGATGCACCGCGTGCCCAAGCTCACGTGCCCGGTGTGCGGCGAGACGTTCACGTCGCAGGCGAAGCTGATCAAACACCAGCAGGGCCACGCGGCGTCCCAGGGCAGCGAGGGGCCGCGGTACAAGTGCCGGTACTGCGAGGAGACGTTCACTGGACTGACCCTGATGAGGATCCACCAGAGGAGTCACATTGTGGACCGGCCTCACAAATGCGGCCAGTGCGAGAAGAGCTTCACCACCCTGGGCTCACTCCAGTCCCACCTCAGGACCCACTCGGAGGAGAAACCCTACCTCTGCTCGCAGTGTGGCAAGCGCTTCCGGACCAAGGACGGCATGGAGGGCCACCTCCGCATCCACAAGGGCGAGAAGCCATTCCGCTGCTCGTACTGCGAGAAGCGCTTCACGGCGCTCGCCGGGCTCAACGTGCACGTGCGGCAGCACACGGGCGAGAGGCCATACGTTTGCGAGGTGTGCGGGAAGGCGTGGCCGTCGGGCGGCGACCTGCAGAAACACATGCGCTGTCACACAGGGGAGAGGCCGTACAGCTGCGGCGACTGCGGAAAGGCATTCTCCATATCCTGCCACCTGACAGAGCACATGAAGACGCACTCAG gtgagaAGCCGTTCAGCTGTCCAGAATGTGGGAAGAGCTTGAAGAGGAAGTTTGACCTGAAGAAGCACCTGTTGACCCACTCAGAGGTTCGTCCGTACCCCTGCCCGCAGTGTGACAAGAGCTACACCCGTCGCACGCACCTCAACAGGCACCTGCAGACGCACTCTGCTGAGCTGCTAACAGCACCATCTTAG
- the LOC105019729 gene encoding zinc finger protein 135-like isoform X4: MSAVMWQVVERRCVEHYGKLEDFVCAVTELVPELLTDRQRASLLLGLRAKISQERIGEHDTPELQTHLDRIQSICLTQSNDEAFEDAKARLLAYTQRLPGDRWAFGQCFNSELESLVCVFLSRLEEMLPVPDFKQAASWLDTVPGGMDECLQSAPNSDGLRSVLRSQMCGRERLGNGDASPAQTNLLSFFPVRLQDMTAYPPTADSDSESDLLPGDAADRERGEEPEAVGVEQADGRRPRATELIGRDRGSGNRFAALSDWGTLGFVVQSQSVMIIPQAGRPSLTGVSQSMPTLALPVACRGQSGVDSLSVQGRPSPEMNTAPVSKLKPHASPENIISESSDRLVECIVVESDTDNPAGESSSSETQPANASHSSRRVAHKCPTCGKCFVYRCQVLRHLATHSRGDHKRSVCADATFDCPQCGKGFASLREQYRHRLTHKTNTCFQCGSSFRTQLELSRHHKTHWAQPLHQCCLCGKRFRLRSSLTNHKQTHSPGGGFACTQCQRVFASAKERAAHRQMHRVPKLTCPVCGETFTSQAKLIKHQQGHAASQGSEGPRYKCRYCEETFTGLTLMRIHQRSHIVDRPHKCGQCEKSFTTLGSLQSHLRTHSEEKPYLCSQCGKRFRTKDGMEGHLRIHKGEKPFRCSYCEKRFTALAGLNVHVRQHTGERPYVCEVCGKAWPSGGDLQKHMRCHTGERPYSCGDCGKAFSISCHLTEHMKTHSGEKPFSCPECGKSLKRKFDLKKHLLTHSEVRPYPCPQCDKSYTRRTHLNRHLQTHSAELLTAPS; this comes from the exons ATGTCGGCAGTCATGTGGCAGGTAGTGGAGCGGCGGTGCGTGGAGCATTATGGGAAGCTGGAGGACTTTGTGTGTGCGGTCACGGAGCTCGTTCCAGAACTACTGACTGACAGGCAGAGGGCTTCACTGCTTCTAGGCCTCAGGGCAAAG ATATCCCAGGAGCGAATCGGTGAGCATGACACCCCAGAACTCCAAACTCACCTAGACAGGATCCAGTCAATCTGTCTGACACAG TCCAATGACGAGGCCTTTGAGGATGCCAAAGCCAGGCTGCTGGCATACACCCAGCGGCTACCAGGAGATCGATGGGCt tttggACAATGCTTTAACAGTGAGCTGGAgtctttggtgtgtgtgtttctgtccagACTAGAGGAGATGCTGCCAGTACCTGACTTTAAACAG GCTGCCTCTTGGCTCGACACTGTCCCCGGTGGTATGGATGAATGTCTGCAGTCCGCCCCCAACAGTGATGGGCTTAGGTCTGTGCTGCGAAGCCAAATGTGTGGCCGCGAGCGCCTGGGGAACGGAG ACGCCAGCCCGGCTCAGACCAACCTCCTCAGCTTTTTCCCCGTCCGCCTCCAAGACATGACCGCGTACCCCCCTACCGCCGACTCCGACAGCGAGTCAGACCTCTTACCCGGTGACGCGGCGGACCGCGAGAGAGGCGAGGAACCGGAGGCGGTCGGCGTCGAACAGGCGGACGGCCGGAGGCCGCGGGCAACCGAGCTGATTGGTCGAGACCGGGGATCGGGCAATCGGTTCGCGGCCTTATCCGACTGGGGCACTCTGGGGTTTGTTGTTCAGAGCCAATCGGTGATGATCATCCCCCAAGCGGGCCGGCCCTCACTCACCGGCGTGTCCCAGTCGATGCCCACTCTAGCCCTGCCTGTGGCCTGCAGGGGGCAGTCAGGGGTTGACTCTCTCTCAGTACAGGGCAGGCCGTCACCGGAGATGAACACCGCTCCTGTGAGCAAACTAAAGCCACATGCCTCCCCAGAGaa CATCATCTCTGAGTCGTCTGATAGGCTGGTTGAATGTATCGTGGTTGAGAGTGACACAG ACAACCCCGCTGGCGAGTCTTCGTCCTCCGAGACGCAGCCCGCCAACGCTTCCCACAGTTCCCGGCGGGTGGCCCACAAATGTCCTACGTGCGGGAAGTGTTTCGTCTACCGCTGCCAGGTGCTTCGTCACCTGGCGACGCATTCCCGGGGCGACCACAAGCGGTCCGTGTGCGCTGATGCCACCTTCGACTGCCCCCAGTGCGGCAAGGGGTTCGCGTCGCTCCGCGAGCAGTACCGCCACCGCCTCACCCACAAGACCAACACGTGTTTCCAGTGCGGGTCGAGCTTCCGGACCCAGCTTGAGCTCAGCCGGCACCACAAGACCCACTGGGCCCAGCCTCTGCACCAGTGCTGCCTGTGCGGGAAACGCTTCCGCCTCCGCTCCAGCCTGACCAATCACAAGCAGACGCACTCGCCTGGGGGTGGCTTCGCCTGCACGCAGTGCCAGCGCGTGTTCGCCTCGGCGAAGGAGCGCGCTGCCCACCGCCAGATGCACCGCGTGCCCAAGCTCACGTGCCCGGTGTGCGGCGAGACGTTCACGTCGCAGGCGAAGCTGATCAAACACCAGCAGGGCCACGCGGCGTCCCAGGGCAGCGAGGGGCCGCGGTACAAGTGCCGGTACTGCGAGGAGACGTTCACTGGACTGACCCTGATGAGGATCCACCAGAGGAGTCACATTGTGGACCGGCCTCACAAATGCGGCCAGTGCGAGAAGAGCTTCACCACCCTGGGCTCACTCCAGTCCCACCTCAGGACCCACTCGGAGGAGAAACCCTACCTCTGCTCGCAGTGTGGCAAGCGCTTCCGGACCAAGGACGGCATGGAGGGCCACCTCCGCATCCACAAGGGCGAGAAGCCATTCCGCTGCTCGTACTGCGAGAAGCGCTTCACGGCGCTCGCCGGGCTCAACGTGCACGTGCGGCAGCACACGGGCGAGAGGCCATACGTTTGCGAGGTGTGCGGGAAGGCGTGGCCGTCGGGCGGCGACCTGCAGAAACACATGCGCTGTCACACAGGGGAGAGGCCGTACAGCTGCGGCGACTGCGGAAAGGCATTCTCCATATCCTGCCACCTGACAGAGCACATGAAGACGCACTCAG gtgagaAGCCGTTCAGCTGTCCAGAATGTGGGAAGAGCTTGAAGAGGAAGTTTGACCTGAAGAAGCACCTGTTGACCCACTCAGAGGTTCGTCCGTACCCCTGCCCGCAGTGTGACAAGAGCTACACCCGTCGCACGCACCTCAACAGGCACCTGCAGACGCACTCTGCTGAGCTGCTAACAGCACCATCTTAG